In one window of Mauremys reevesii isolate NIE-2019 linkage group 22, ASM1616193v1, whole genome shotgun sequence DNA:
- the C5AR1 gene encoding C5a anaphylatoxin chemotactic receptor 1 isoform X2 — MSHTDSYGDYDPDSFNFTAPIFDTPAPKTFQPTPILWVSLVLYSLVFLLGVPGNAAVIWVTGFRMKRTVNTVWFLNLAVADLLCCLALPFLVVPAARGNRWELGDFACKLLPSLTILTMFASVLLLMAISVDRCALVTRPVWCQNHRTTRLAWGLSGAAWLLALLMTLPTLIFRTTRTKEFSDQVMCVLEYAGVGSYQTTVEVSVATFRFAAGFLVPFVVIATCYGLVLARVRGSCLVRWHRPTVVVLVVIVGFFVCWLPYHVVGLILSVHAPSARLYKLADTTQPLVVSLAYVNSCLNPFIYVGLGRGFRGLVQSRLADVLQEEGAALGGEAKAQLTSTSSGQATETKV; from the exons ATGAGCCACACCGACTCGTATGGTGACTACGATCCTGACTCATTTAACTTCACTGCGCCCATCTTCGACACGCCAGCTCCAAAGACTTTCCAGCCGACCCCCATCCTGTGGGTGTCTCTG GTTCTCTACTCCCTCGTCTTCCTGCTGGGCGTGCCGGGGAACGCGGCTGTCATCTGGGTGACGGGCTTCCGGATGAAGCGCACGGTGAACACCGTCTGGTTCCTCAACCTGGCGGTGGCCGACCTCCTCTGCTGCCTGGCGCTGCCGTTCCTGGTCGTGCCCGCGGCCCGCGGCAACCGCTGGGAGCTGGGTGACTTCGCCTGCAAGCTGCTCCCATCCCTCACCATCCTGACCATGTTTGCCAGCGTCCTGCTCCTGATGGCCATCAGCGTGGACCGCTGCGCCCTGGTGACCAGGCCCGTCTGGTGCCAGAACCACCGCACGACCCGGCTGGCCTGGGGCCTGAGCGGGGCAGCCTGGCTCCTGGCTCTGCTCATGACCCTCCCAACCCTCATCTTCCGGACGACGCGCACCAAGGAGTTCTCAGACCAAGTGATGTGCGTCCTGGAGTACGCGGGAGTTGGCAGTTACCAGACCACCGTCGAGGTGTCCGTCGCTACCTTCCGCTTCGCCGCCGGCTTCCTGGTCCCCTTCGTGGTGATCGCCACCTGCTACGGCCTGGTCCTGGCCCGCGTCCGGGGTAGCTGCCTGGTCCGATGGCACAGGCCCACGGTGGTCGTGCTGGTAGTGATTGTCGGCTTCTTCGTGTGCTGGCTCCCCTACCACGTGGTGGGGCTGATCCTGTCCGTCCACGCCCCCAGCGCCCGTCTGTACAAGCTGGCAGACACCACCCAGCCCCTCGTCGTCAGCCTGGCCTATGTCAACAGCTGCCTCAACCCCTTCATCTACGTGGGGCTGGGCCGCGGCTTCCGGGGCTTGGTGCAAAGCCGCCTGGCTGACGTCCTCCAGGAGGAGGGGGCAGCCCTAGGGGGTGAGGCCAAGGCTCAGCTCACCTCCACGAGCAGCGGGCAGGCCACAGAGACAAAGGTTTAG
- the C5AR1 gene encoding C5a anaphylatoxin chemotactic receptor 1 isoform X3: MSVTELHEDYDLDSYGNFTAPIFDVTDPQPTPILWVSLVLYSLVFLLGVPGNAAVIWVTGFRMKRTVNTVWFLNLAVADLLCCLALPFLVVPAARGNRWELGDFACKLLPSLTILTMFASVLLLMAISVDRCALVTRPVWCQNHRTTRLAWGLSGAAWLLALLMTLPTLIFRTTRTKEFSDQVMCVLEYAGVGSYQTTVEVSVATFRFAAGFLVPFVVIATCYGLVLARVRGSCLVRWHRPTVVVLVVIVGFFVCWLPYHVVGLILSVHAPSARLYKLADTTQPLVVSLAYVNSCLNPFIYVGLGRGFRGLVQSRLADVLQEEGAALGGEAKAQLTSTSSGQATETKV, encoded by the coding sequence ATGAGCGTCACTGAGTTGCATGAGGACTACGATCTTGACTCATACGGTAACTTCACTGCGCCCATCTTCGACGTGACGGATCCACAGCCGACCCCCATCCTGTGGGTGTCTCTGGTTCTCTACTCCCTCGTCTTCCTGCTGGGCGTGCCGGGGAACGCGGCTGTCATCTGGGTGACGGGCTTCCGGATGAAGCGCACGGTGAACACCGTCTGGTTCCTCAACCTGGCGGTGGCCGACCTCCTCTGCTGCCTGGCGCTGCCGTTCCTGGTCGTGCCCGCGGCCCGCGGCAACCGCTGGGAGCTGGGTGACTTCGCCTGCAAGCTGCTCCCATCCCTCACCATCCTGACCATGTTTGCCAGCGTCCTGCTCCTGATGGCCATCAGCGTGGACCGCTGCGCCCTGGTGACCAGGCCCGTCTGGTGCCAGAACCACCGCACGACCCGGCTGGCCTGGGGCCTGAGCGGGGCAGCCTGGCTCCTGGCTCTGCTCATGACCCTCCCAACCCTCATCTTCCGGACGACGCGCACCAAGGAGTTCTCAGACCAAGTGATGTGCGTCCTGGAGTACGCGGGAGTTGGCAGTTACCAGACCACCGTCGAGGTGTCCGTCGCTACCTTCCGCTTCGCCGCCGGCTTCCTGGTCCCCTTCGTGGTGATCGCCACCTGCTACGGCCTGGTCCTGGCCCGCGTCCGGGGTAGCTGCCTGGTCCGATGGCACAGGCCCACGGTGGTCGTGCTGGTAGTGATTGTCGGCTTCTTCGTGTGCTGGCTCCCCTACCACGTGGTGGGGCTGATCCTGTCCGTCCACGCCCCCAGCGCCCGTCTGTACAAGCTGGCAGACACCACCCAGCCCCTCGTCGTCAGCCTGGCCTATGTCAACAGCTGCCTCAACCCCTTCATCTACGTGGGGCTGGGCCGCGGCTTCCGGGGCTTGGTGCAAAGCCGCCTGGCTGACGTCCTCCAGGAGGAGGGGGCAGCCCTAGGGGGTGAGGCCAAGGCTCAGCTCACCTCCACGAGCAGCGGGCAGGCCACAGAGACAAAGGTTTAG
- the C5AR1 gene encoding C5a anaphylatoxin chemotactic receptor 1 isoform X1 codes for MSHTDSYGDYDPDSFNFTAPIFDTPAPKTFQPTPILWVSLVLYSLVFLLGVPGNAAVIWVTGFRMKRTVNTVWFLNLAVADLLCCLALPFLVVPTARGNRWELGDFACKLLPSLTILNMFASVLLLMAISVDRCALVTRPVWCQNHRTTRLAWGLSGAAWLLALLMTLPTLIFRTTHTKEFSDQVMCVLEYARVASYQTTVEVSVATFRFAAGFLVPFVVIATCYGLVLARVHRSRFTRSRKTIKVILVVIIGFFVCWLPYHVVGLIQAAQKSTTSLFKGASESDPLIVSLAYVNSCLNPVIYVIMGQDFKDRFQRSLKTILRNVLSEDSLSVGDSRKKTRSTQETKSTMEDRSIGV; via the coding sequence ATGAGCCACACCGACTCGTATGGTGACTACGATCCTGACTCATTTAACTTCACTGCGCCCATCTTCGACACGCCAGCTCCAAAGACTTTCCAGCCGACCCCCATCCTGTGGGTGTCTCTGGTTCTCTACTCCCTCGTCTTCCTGCTGGGCGTGCCGGGGAACGCGGCTGTCATCTGGGTGACGGGCTTCCGGATGAAGCGCACAGTGAACACCGTCTGGTTCCTCAACCTGGCGGTGGCCGACCTCCTCTGCTGCCTGGCGCTGCCGTTCCTGGTCGTGCCCACGGCCCGCGGCAACCGCTGGGAGCTGGGTGACTTCGCCTGCAAGCTGCTCCCATCCCTCACCATCCTGAACATGTTTGCCAGCGTCCTGCTCCTGATGGCCATCAGCGTGGACCGCTGCGCCCTGGTGACCAGGCCCGTCTGGTGCCAGAACCACCGCACGACCCGGCTGGCCTGGGGCCTGAGCGGGGCAGCCTGGCTCCTGGCTCTGCTCATGACCCTCCCAACCCTCATCTTCCGGACGACGCACACCAAGGAGTTCTCAGACCAAGTGATGTGCGTCCTGGAGTACGCTCGAGTGGCCAGTTACCAGACCACCGTCGAGGTGTCCGTCGCTACCTTCCGCTTCGCCGCCGGCTTCCTGGTCCCCTTCGTGGTGATCGCCACCTGCTACGGCCTGGTCCTGGCCCGCGTCCACAGGAGCCGTTTCACCCGCTCGCGCAAGACCATTAAGGTCATTCTTGTGGTGATTATCGGCTTCTTCGTGTGCTGGCTCCCCTACCACGTGGTGGGGCTGATCCAGGCCGCCCAGAAGTCCACCACCAGCCTCTTCAAAGGCGCCTCTGAGTCCGACCCCCTGATTGTGAGTCTGGCTTACGTCAACAGCTGCCTCAACCCCGTCATCTACGTCATCATGGGCCAGGACTTCAAAGACCGGTTCCAGCGCTCGCTGAAGACCATCCTCCGCAACGTGCTGAGCGAGGATTCGCTCTCCGTGGGTGACAGCAGGAAGAAGACCAGATCCACGCAGGAGACCAAGTCCACGATGGAGGACCGAAGCATCGGGGTGTGA
- the INAFM1 gene encoding putative transmembrane protein INAFM1, producing the protein MSGIPPVNGIDWCDRQSPAAPSRCLLVRPGEGEATAVLWRGRGERRGEAAQTGPDRRFLSAPGRASLPRAPRAVPASPVRPGRSRHEAAGGRGARAAGAPSDAGDRPRGGGKLLLGGGRAPPRWLRVATVCAYFLCVSLAALLLVIYYGLVWAPRGPGAENGTEPGPRAPRLCNHSGPGPGQREAAAEGALGGGRRPPAEERSGRQGPAGRTGWRGRDGSH; encoded by the exons ATGTCTGGGATCCCAC CTGTGAACGGGATTGACTGGTGTGACaggcagagccctgcagcccccagccgcTGCCTGCTGGTGAGGCCTGGCGAGGGGGAGGCCACGGCTGTGCTGTG gagggggcggggggagaggcgAGGCGAGGCTGCCCAGACCGGGCCGGACAGGAGGTTCCTGAGCGCCCCGGGCCGTGCCAGCCTCCCCCGTGCGCCCAGGGCCGTGCCAGCCTCCCCCGTGCGCCCCGGGCGCAGCCGGCATGAAGCAGCGGGAGGGCGAGGGGCCCGGGCAGCCGGTGCCCCCAGCGACGCCGGCGATCGGCCGCGGGGGGGCgggaagctgctgctggggggcggCCGGGCCCCCCCGCGCTGGCTGCGAGTCGCCACCGTCTGCGCCTATTTCCTCTGCGTCTCGCTGGCCGCGCTGCTGCTGGTGATTTACTACGGGCTGGTGTGGGCGCCGCGGGGCCCCGGCGCGGAGAACGGCACCGAGCCCGGCCCGCGGGCCCCGCGGCTCTGCAACCACAGCGGCccggggccggggcagcgggAGGCGGCGGCCGAGGGGGCCCTGGGCGGCGGCCGGCGGCCCCCGGCGGAGGAGCGGAGCGGGCGGCAGGGCCCCGCGGGGCGCACGGGCTGGAGAGGCCGCGACGGGAGCCACTGA